In Pseudomonas sp. HR96, the DNA window AGGTGCCGCCACTGGCGGTGGACATCGACTGGCCCAGCTACGCCGGCAAGAAGCGCCACCTGCCCTGGTACCTGCTGGCGGCCAAGACGCTGGCCGCCAACGGCCTGCGCATTTTCATGCACGGTGCCGGGGCGCACACCGCCGGGCGCCTGTACACCGAGCAGTTGCTGGGGGTGCTGGACATTCCCCTGTGCCGCGACTGGGCGGCCGTGCAGGTGGCCATGGACAATCGCCAGCCGGCTTTCATGCCGCTGGCCGACTGGGCGCCCGCGTTCCAGCAGATGATCGACCTGCGCAACATCCTCGGCCTGCGCTCGCCAATCCATTCGCTGGCGCGGTTGCTCAACCCGCTAGGGGCCAAGGTCGGCCTGCAGAGCATCTTTCACCCCGGCTACCAGGCGGTGCACCGCGACGCCAGCACCCTGCTGGGTGACAACGTCATCGTCATCAAGGGCGACGGCGGCGAGATCGAGATCAACCCCGACACCCTCAGCCACCTCTACGGCACCACGGCCCACGTCGCCTGGGACGAAGAGTGGCCAGCGCTGGCCGAGCAACGCCACGTCAAGCCGGCCAGCCTCGATCCCGCGCAATTGCTCGCCGTATGGCGCGGCGAGCAGGCCGACAGCTACGGTGAAAAAGCCGTGCTGGCGACCATTGCCCTGGCCCTGCGCGGCCTCGGCCAGCCGCGCGAACAGGCATTCGCCAACGCCGAGCGCTATTGGCTCAACCGCACGACCTGACCGGGGCGCAGTCTGATAGGGTAACTCCACGCGTTCAGACACAAGGCAGGTCACCGATGGGTTTGCTTATTGACGGGCACTGGCATGACCAGTGGTACGAAAGCAGCAAGGACGGCGCGTTTCAGCGCGAGGCTGCCAAACACCGCAACTGGGTGACCGCCGACGGGGCCCCGGGGCCCAGCGGCGAAGGTGGCTTCCCGGCACAGGCCGGGCGTTACCATCTGTATGTCTCGCTGGCCTGCCCCTGGGCCCATCGCACCTTGATCATGCGTCGCCTG includes these proteins:
- a CDS encoding glycosyl transferase family protein, with the protein product MTDLAPLTLTTPTEHPFAVFVRILGKGKRGARNLTREEAAEAMGMILDGAVEPAQLGAFLMLLRHKEESAEELAGFTDALRRRLQVPPLAVDIDWPSYAGKKRHLPWYLLAAKTLAANGLRIFMHGAGAHTAGRLYTEQLLGVLDIPLCRDWAAVQVAMDNRQPAFMPLADWAPAFQQMIDLRNILGLRSPIHSLARLLNPLGAKVGLQSIFHPGYQAVHRDASTLLGDNVIVIKGDGGEIEINPDTLSHLYGTTAHVAWDEEWPALAEQRHVKPASLDPAQLLAVWRGEQADSYGEKAVLATIALALRGLGQPREQAFANAERYWLNRTT